The following proteins are co-located in the Blochmannia endosymbiont of Camponotus sp. genome:
- the tyrS gene encoding tyrosine--tRNA ligase, with protein MNNKNINIIQHLYERDLIAQITKQEALIKILQSKSITLYCGFDPTSDSLHIGHLVPLLCLRQFQTFGHRPIILLGGGTGLIGDPSFKDSERKLNLIETVQKWIEKIKCQVSLFVDFSHSQYSQACIVNNYDWLSSISLLTFLRDIGKFFSVNKMINKDAIKKRLQQNNYGISYTEFSYNLLQSYDFTYLHKNYDAILQIGGSDQWGNIISGIDLIRRIYKRSTYGLTMPLLTKADNTKFGKTENHTIWLDAKKTSPYTFYQYWINTSDKEVYRFLKFFTNIDIDTINILEKEDSMKNKKPQAQIILAEEITRLVHGKSGLKTAQKITSNLFTGQIHKLTLDDFKQLFQDGVPTILLKAGITLQQALVESKLVASRAQARELISSNSITINSKKQLKTEYIFCATDRLYDQFTLLRRGKKHYCLITWE; from the coding sequence ATGAATAATAAAAATATTAATATAATACAACATTTATATGAACGTGATTTAATAGCACAAATTACAAAGCAAGAAGCATTAATTAAAATATTACAATCAAAATCCATTACTTTATATTGCGGGTTTGATCCGACATCTGACAGCCTACATATAGGCCACTTAGTTCCTCTGTTATGTTTAAGACAATTTCAAACATTTGGGCATCGCCCTATAATTTTACTAGGAGGGGGTACTGGATTGATTGGAGATCCAAGTTTTAAAGACTCGGAACGAAAACTCAATTTAATTGAAACGGTACAAAAATGGATAGAAAAAATCAAATGCCAAGTATCTTTATTCGTAGATTTTTCTCACAGTCAATATTCGCAAGCTTGTATAGTTAATAATTACGACTGGCTATCTTCTATATCTCTCTTAACCTTTTTAAGAGATATTGGTAAATTTTTTTCTGTAAATAAAATGATAAATAAGGACGCTATAAAAAAACGGTTACAACAAAATAATTACGGGATTTCTTATACTGAATTTTCCTATAATTTATTACAAAGTTATGATTTTACTTATTTACATAAAAATTATGACGCAATACTGCAAATTGGGGGTTCTGATCAATGGGGCAATATTATATCAGGTATTGATTTGATACGTCGCATATATAAAAGAAGCACTTACGGTCTAACCATGCCTTTGCTGACCAAAGCTGATAACACTAAATTTGGAAAAACAGAAAACCATACTATATGGTTAGATGCAAAAAAAACCAGCCCTTATACATTTTATCAATATTGGATCAATACTTCTGATAAAGAAGTATATCGTTTTCTTAAATTTTTTACTAATATCGATATAGATACAATTAATATTTTAGAAAAAGAAGATAGCATGAAAAATAAAAAACCACAAGCTCAAATTATATTAGCAGAAGAAATTACCCGATTAGTTCATGGAAAATCAGGGTTAAAAACAGCTCAAAAAATTACTAGCAATCTCTTTACAGGGCAAATACATAAACTCACTTTAGATGATTTCAAACAACTATTTCAAGATGGCGTACCGACCATACTGCTGAAAGCAGGTATTACATTGCAACAAGCATTGGTAGAATCTAAATTAGTAGCGTCTCGAGCACAAGCACGAGAATTGATTTCATCTAATAGCATCACTATAAACTCAAAAAAACAATTAAAAACAGAATATATTTTTTGTGCCACCGACAGATTATATGATCAATTTACATTATTAAGACGTGGAAAAAAACACTATTGCTTAATCACATGGGAATGA
- the nth gene encoding endonuclease III — protein MNHVKRYRILCKLRDNNIHPVIELVYRSEFELLIAVLLSAQTSDVQVNKVTKSLFKAVNTPKGMLRLGIDGVKNYIKSIGLSNTKSKNIIETCSLLVGKYNGILPSNRVDLESLPGVGRKTANIILNLVFGWSTIAVDTHVFRFCNRSRFAVGNNVLSVEKKLLSVVPKEFQRNCHQWLVLHGRNVCRARQPNCRVCVIKDLCEFKGKK, from the coding sequence ATGAATCACGTTAAACGTTATCGGATTTTATGCAAATTACGGGATAATAATATTCATCCGGTTATTGAATTAGTTTATCGATCGGAATTTGAGTTATTGATCGCAGTATTACTGTCGGCACAAACAAGTGATGTACAAGTTAATAAAGTGACAAAGAGTTTGTTTAAAGCAGTTAATACACCAAAAGGTATGTTGCGTTTGGGTATCGATGGGGTCAAAAATTATATTAAATCTATTGGTTTATCAAATACTAAATCTAAAAATATTATTGAAACTTGTAGTTTGTTGGTAGGAAAATACAATGGTATATTACCGTCAAATCGTGTTGATTTAGAATCTTTACCTGGAGTTGGACGTAAAACTGCTAATATTATTTTAAATTTAGTTTTCGGTTGGTCTACAATTGCAGTAGATACACACGTATTTAGATTTTGTAATCGCAGTCGTTTTGCGGTAGGAAATAATGTTTTGTCTGTAGAAAAAAAATTATTGTCGGTAGTACCAAAAGAATTTCAAAGAAACTGTCATCAGTGGTTAGTACTGCATGGTAGGAATGTTTGCCGAGCTAGACAACCAAATTGTCGTGTTTGTGTGATTAAAGATTTGTGTGAATTTAAGGGAAAAAAATGA